In Zobellia roscoffensis, the following are encoded in one genomic region:
- a CDS encoding gliding motility-associated protein GldE, with product MDPDPLSLVPYFITLVGAFAFEITILVVLLMSSALVSGAEVAFFGLSPTDVNEISEEKSVRGNIIVKLLDRPKKLLATILIANNAINIGVVLLFSTIGNSLFANVELEWVRFLLEVVVATFLILMFGEILPKVYANRNRKAFAHLMSYPLNVLDFLFSPLSLPMRAGTLFLYDKLGKQKSNLSVDHLSQALELTSDGDTTKEEQKILQGIVTFGNTDTKQVMRPRIDIFAVSEDMKFLEIFAEIKKHGYSRIPVFSENMDNVLGVLYVKDLLPYIDRKTFNWMTLIREPYFVPENKKLDDLLLEFQEKKNHLAVVVDEYGGTSGIVTLEDIIEEIVGDISDEFDDEDLIFSKLDDFNFVFDGKTALKDFYRVAKIENEIDFEEHKGESETIAGFVLEIAGSFPKRGEIIVFNEYQFIVESLDKKRLKQIKITLPQDVQI from the coding sequence TTGGACCCTGACCCCCTTAGTTTAGTACCTTATTTCATTACTCTAGTAGGTGCTTTTGCATTTGAGATTACAATTCTTGTTGTATTATTAATGTCATCTGCGCTTGTTTCTGGTGCAGAAGTTGCTTTTTTTGGACTTTCACCTACAGATGTAAATGAGATTTCGGAAGAGAAAAGTGTACGTGGAAATATAATAGTTAAACTTCTTGATCGCCCTAAAAAACTACTGGCTACTATTCTTATCGCTAATAATGCCATTAATATTGGTGTAGTTCTACTATTCAGTACTATTGGCAACTCTCTTTTTGCAAATGTTGAGTTAGAATGGGTACGGTTTCTCTTAGAAGTTGTAGTAGCTACTTTTTTGATATTAATGTTCGGTGAGATTTTACCAAAAGTTTATGCAAACCGAAATAGAAAAGCATTTGCCCACCTTATGTCATACCCGCTTAATGTGCTAGATTTTTTGTTTAGTCCGTTGAGTCTTCCTATGCGGGCGGGAACTCTATTTTTATATGATAAATTGGGTAAGCAAAAATCCAATTTAAGCGTAGATCATCTTTCTCAAGCTTTAGAATTAACTTCGGACGGAGATACAACCAAAGAAGAACAAAAGATACTACAAGGTATAGTAACCTTTGGGAATACAGATACCAAACAGGTAATGCGTCCGCGTATAGACATCTTTGCAGTGAGCGAGGATATGAAATTTCTTGAAATTTTTGCAGAAATTAAAAAACACGGGTATTCTAGAATTCCGGTTTTTTCAGAGAATATGGACAATGTTCTGGGAGTGCTCTACGTTAAAGATTTGTTACCTTATATAGATAGGAAGACCTTTAACTGGATGACGCTTATCCGTGAGCCCTATTTTGTTCCGGAAAACAAAAAGCTAGATGACTTATTATTAGAGTTCCAGGAGAAAAAAAATCACCTGGCTGTAGTTGTAGATGAGTATGGAGGTACTTCAGGTATTGTTACTTTAGAAGATATTATTGAGGAAATAGTTGGTGATATTAGCGATGAATTTGATGATGAAGACCTTATTTTTTCAAAACTAGATGATTTTAATTTTGTTTTTGATGGGAAGACTGCGCTTAAGGATTTTTATCGCGTAGCCAAAATTGAAAATGAAATCGATTTTGAAGAACACAAGGGAGAGTCTGAGACTATTGCTGGTTTTGTTCTTGAAATAGCGGGAAGTTTTCCTAAAAGAGGAGAGATAATTGTATTTAATGAATATCAGTTTATAGTAGAAAGCTTAGACAAAAAGAGGTTGAAGCAAATAAAAATAACGTTGCCCCAAGATGTACAGATATAG
- a CDS encoding cupin-like domain-containing protein has protein sequence MKLTAIPRVSTISKEDFLEHYFKPQKPVVIERAIENWPAFKKWNLDYIREVAGDKIVPLYDDRPVNHEDGFNEPHAKMKMSEYVDLLKAKPTKYRIFLWNVLKEVPQLQKDYEFPDFGLTLKKKLPMLFFGGRDSFTFMHYDIDMSNIFHFHFEGKKECILFAPSETKYLYKVPNSLITHESIDFENPDFEKWPALQQASGFKTDLNHGEVLFMPEGYWHYMKYKTPGFSMSLRSWPKNPINFAEGLYNVFIMRNFDILMRKIRGQKWIDQKNRRAIERTSKIASK, from the coding sequence TTGAAGCTAACAGCCATTCCAAGGGTATCTACAATCTCCAAGGAAGATTTTTTAGAACACTATTTTAAACCGCAGAAACCTGTGGTGATAGAACGTGCTATAGAAAATTGGCCTGCTTTTAAAAAGTGGAATCTTGATTATATTCGTGAAGTTGCAGGAGATAAAATTGTACCATTGTATGATGACCGTCCGGTTAACCATGAAGATGGTTTTAACGAGCCACATGCAAAAATGAAAATGTCCGAGTACGTAGATTTGTTAAAGGCAAAGCCTACTAAGTACCGTATTTTTCTTTGGAACGTTTTAAAGGAAGTGCCGCAGCTTCAAAAAGATTATGAGTTTCCTGATTTTGGACTCACGTTAAAAAAGAAGCTGCCCATGCTCTTTTTTGGGGGTAGGGATTCATTTACTTTCATGCACTATGATATTGATATGTCCAATATTTTCCATTTTCATTTCGAAGGTAAAAAGGAGTGTATTCTATTCGCGCCATCTGAAACTAAGTACTTGTACAAAGTCCCTAATTCACTTATTACGCACGAAAGTATAGATTTTGAAAATCCTGATTTTGAAAAATGGCCTGCGCTACAGCAAGCCAGCGGTTTCAAAACCGATCTGAACCATGGAGAAGTGCTGTTCATGCCAGAAGGTTATTGGCATTATATGAAGTATAAAACCCCAGGATTTTCTATGAGCCTTAGGTCTTGGCCAAAGAACCCGATAAATTTTGCAGAGGGGCTTTATAATGTTTTCATAATGCGTAATTTTGATATTTTAATGAGAAAAATTCGAGGCCAGAAATGGATAGATCAAAAGAATCGAAGGGCAATAGAGCGAACATCTAAAATAGCCTCCAAATAA
- a CDS encoding HU family DNA-binding protein: protein MTKAEIVSKISDKLGIEKGDVQATVESFMEEVKSSLESGDNVYLRGFGSFIIKTRAEKTGRNISKNTTIKIPAHNIPAFKPAKVFVEGVKSNVQVK, encoded by the coding sequence ATGACGAAAGCAGAAATTGTATCGAAGATCTCAGACAAGCTGGGAATTGAAAAAGGTGATGTGCAGGCCACAGTTGAAAGTTTTATGGAAGAGGTGAAATCTTCTTTGGAAAGTGGTGACAATGTTTATCTTCGCGGTTTTGGTAGTTTTATCATTAAAACAAGAGCCGAAAAAACCGGAAGGAACATTAGTAAGAACACTACAATTAAAATACCGGCACACAATATTCCTGCATTTAAGCCTGCCAAGGTTTTTGTAGAAGGTGTCAAAAGCAACGTACAAGTAAAATAA
- the bioB gene encoding biotin synthase BioB, with protein sequence MSETRHNWTKEEILDIYNTPLMELLYDAATIHRKHHDPNTVQVSTLLSIKTGGCPEDCGYCPQAARYHTDIEGNDLMKVSHVKAQALRAKASGSSRVCMGAAWRNVKDGPEFDQVLEMVRTINKLDMEVCCTLGMLTENQAHRLAEAGLYAYNHNLDTSEDYYKDVISTRAFEDRLETIDNVRKSNVTVCSGGIIGMGEAIEDRAGMLVALASLNPQPESVPINSLVAVEGTPMEDMEPVSIWDMIRMVATTRIVMPETQVRLSAGRTEMSREGQAMCFFAGANSIFAGDKLLTTPNPDVNEDMEMFKMLGLNPQKPFTKVSQPKTVEAAESKLQPLGEKPKWTRPGHTIERNEEAKAKSKVID encoded by the coding sequence ATGAGCGAAACAAGACACAACTGGACGAAAGAAGAGATTCTTGATATTTACAATACACCTTTAATGGAGTTGCTTTATGATGCGGCTACTATCCATAGAAAACATCATGATCCAAATACGGTTCAGGTGTCTACCTTACTTTCAATAAAAACAGGCGGTTGCCCTGAAGACTGTGGGTATTGTCCGCAAGCGGCACGGTACCACACAGATATTGAAGGGAATGATCTTATGAAAGTTTCGCACGTAAAAGCGCAGGCTTTAAGGGCAAAAGCTTCCGGTAGCTCGCGAGTTTGTATGGGTGCAGCATGGCGGAATGTAAAGGATGGTCCTGAGTTTGATCAGGTGTTGGAAATGGTGCGTACCATTAACAAGCTAGATATGGAGGTTTGTTGTACGTTGGGTATGTTAACCGAAAATCAAGCACACCGTTTAGCTGAAGCCGGTCTTTATGCTTATAACCACAATTTAGATACATCAGAAGATTATTATAAAGATGTTATTTCTACACGTGCTTTTGAGGATCGTCTAGAAACAATAGATAATGTTCGTAAGAGCAATGTAACAGTTTGTAGCGGTGGTATCATCGGTATGGGTGAGGCTATTGAAGATCGCGCCGGAATGTTGGTTGCTTTGGCAAGTTTGAATCCTCAGCCAGAATCTGTACCTATTAATTCATTAGTGGCCGTAGAAGGAACTCCAATGGAAGATATGGAGCCAGTTTCTATTTGGGATATGATTCGTATGGTAGCAACCACGCGTATTGTTATGCCGGAAACGCAAGTGCGTTTATCTGCTGGTCGTACGGAAATGAGTAGAGAAGGACAAGCCATGTGCTTCTTTGCAGGTGCTAATTCCATTTTCGCGGGAGACAAATTGTTGACCACTCCTAATCCAGATGTAAACGAGGATATGGAAATGTTCAAAATGTTAGGTCTTAATCCTCAAAAACCATTCACTAAAGTTTCACAACCAAAAACGGTAGAAGCTGCTGAATCTAAGTTGCAACCTTTGGGTGAAAAACCAAAATGGACTCGACCTGGACATACTATCGAGAGAAACGAAGAGGCAAAGGCGAAAAGCAAAGTGATAGATTAA
- a CDS encoding regulatory protein RecX — protein MHEQRAYSIEEAKRKLEGYCAYQDRCHKEVVTKLREMRMIPEAIDQIVVHLIHENFLNEERFAQSFARGKFSIKKWGKKRIVNELKQRNISKYNITTALKEIDAEDYLRTLDILAEKRLSQITERNPLRRKKKLADYLLYRGWESHLVYEKLKELVP, from the coding sequence ATGCACGAACAACGCGCTTATTCCATTGAAGAAGCAAAGAGAAAATTAGAAGGGTATTGCGCCTATCAAGATCGTTGTCATAAAGAAGTGGTTACAAAGCTTCGTGAAATGCGAATGATTCCTGAAGCCATAGACCAGATTGTGGTTCATTTAATCCACGAGAACTTTTTAAACGAAGAGCGATTTGCCCAGAGTTTTGCCAGAGGTAAATTCTCTATAAAGAAATGGGGTAAAAAACGTATTGTAAACGAACTGAAGCAACGCAATATCTCAAAATACAATATCACCACAGCCCTCAAAGAAATAGACGCTGAAGACTATCTACGGACGTTAGACATCCTTGCCGAGAAAAGACTTTCCCAAATTACGGAACGAAATCCTTTAAGGCGAAAGAAAAAGTTGGCCGATTACCTTTTATATAGAGGTTGGGAGAGCCATTTGGTCTATGAAAAGCTCAAAGAACTTGTGCCGTAA
- a CDS encoding Rne/Rng family ribonuclease, with amino-acid sequence MNRELIVRSSSDAVDFALLKDGKLTELHKEEDNNDFSVGDIFLAKVRKPVTGLNAAFVNVGYEKDAFLHYHDLGPQLATMLKFIKGVSTNKITDYSLANFPFEKDIDKNGVITDVIKANQSLLVQIVKEPISTKGPRISSELSIAGRYLVMVPFSDRVSVSQKIGSSEEKERLKILVRSIKPKGFGVIIRTVAEGKKVAELDKDLENLLAKWSTMCKKLYKAHTPSKVLVELNRASSILRDIFNDSFTGINVDDETLYEQIKDYLLEIAPGKESIVKLYNSSVPIFEKFGIERQIKTSFGRTASMSKGAYLIIEHTEALHVVDVNSGNRSNKAKNQEDTALEVNLLAASEIARQLRLRDMGGIIVVDFIDMVKAPHRKKLFDHLRDEMKDDRAKHKILPPSKFGLIQITRQRVRPEMNIKTTEVNPNGNGKEIEAPIVLIDKINADLEKLLKGPKKDNGITLNIHPFIAAYITKGFPSMRSKWFLEHKKWIKIQPRDAYTYLEYRFKDKDGKTIY; translated from the coding sequence GTGAATAGAGAATTAATCGTAAGATCTAGTTCTGATGCCGTCGATTTTGCACTCCTAAAAGATGGAAAGCTCACTGAATTGCATAAAGAAGAAGACAACAACGATTTTTCCGTTGGTGATATTTTCTTAGCAAAGGTTCGTAAACCGGTCACCGGTCTAAACGCAGCTTTTGTAAATGTTGGTTATGAAAAAGATGCGTTTCTGCACTATCATGACCTTGGCCCACAATTGGCCACTATGCTTAAATTCATAAAGGGCGTGAGTACCAATAAGATTACAGATTACTCACTTGCCAACTTTCCATTCGAAAAAGATATTGACAAGAATGGCGTAATCACAGACGTCATCAAAGCAAATCAGTCGTTATTGGTTCAAATCGTTAAAGAACCTATCTCAACCAAAGGACCAAGAATTAGCTCCGAGCTTTCTATAGCTGGGCGTTATTTGGTAATGGTACCTTTTTCTGATCGTGTTTCCGTATCTCAAAAAATAGGAAGTAGCGAAGAAAAAGAAAGGTTAAAAATACTCGTAAGAAGTATTAAACCTAAAGGATTCGGCGTCATTATAAGAACAGTTGCCGAAGGCAAAAAAGTAGCGGAACTAGACAAAGACCTAGAAAATTTGTTGGCTAAATGGTCAACAATGTGTAAAAAATTGTACAAGGCTCACACACCTTCAAAAGTGTTGGTTGAACTCAACAGGGCATCTTCCATCCTTAGGGATATTTTCAATGATTCTTTCACAGGAATCAATGTTGATGATGAAACCCTTTATGAGCAAATCAAAGATTACTTGCTAGAAATTGCACCTGGAAAGGAATCCATAGTTAAACTGTATAATTCTTCTGTTCCTATTTTTGAAAAATTTGGAATTGAGCGACAAATAAAAACTTCTTTTGGCCGAACCGCCAGTATGAGTAAAGGCGCTTATCTTATTATAGAACATACGGAAGCACTACACGTTGTAGATGTAAACAGTGGTAACCGTTCTAACAAGGCCAAAAATCAAGAAGACACCGCTTTAGAGGTGAATTTACTGGCAGCTTCAGAAATAGCCCGACAATTGCGTTTGCGTGATATGGGCGGTATTATTGTTGTTGATTTTATTGACATGGTAAAAGCGCCGCACCGTAAAAAGCTTTTTGATCATCTTAGGGATGAGATGAAAGATGATCGTGCAAAACACAAAATATTACCTCCAAGTAAATTTGGACTTATACAGATTACAAGGCAACGGGTACGGCCCGAAATGAATATCAAAACTACCGAGGTAAATCCGAATGGTAATGGGAAAGAAATTGAAGCCCCAATTGTTTTGATAGACAAAATTAACGCCGACCTTGAAAAGCTCTTAAAAGGTCCTAAGAAAGATAACGGAATTACACTTAACATTCATCCGTTTATCGCGGCCTACATTACTAAAGGCTTTCCTTCCATGCGTTCTAAGTGGTTCTTAGAACACAAAAAATGGATTAAAATACAACCTAGAGACGCGTATACGTATCTTGAATACCGTTTTAAAGACAAAGACGGTAAAACCATATATTAA
- the mutY gene encoding A/G-specific adenine glycosylase: MTFSERILVWYKVNKRTLPWRSTRDPYKIWLSEIMLQQTRVVQGTPYYLKFIHNYPKVHDLASASEEEVLKLWQGLGYYSRARNLHATAKMVVGEYGGKFPDTYKELLLLKGVGDYTASAISSICFDRPEAVVDGNVYRVLSRYFGVDLPINSTEGVKYFKKLAKEVMNVQNIRDYNQGIMEFGAIQCSPKSPDCNICPLNESCVALQTNKVAELPVKLKKTKVRNRYFNYVVFISERGETILEQRKGKGIWQNLWQFPLVESDSELSKPALERELSTLYCNTEVVSVDKFNTDAIVHKLSHQHLYTTFWIVHTKGGLKESISFEDVENYPVPVLIAEFLDRFGKK, from the coding sequence ATGACATTTTCAGAGCGAATTCTTGTTTGGTATAAAGTAAATAAAAGAACCTTGCCGTGGAGGAGCACAAGGGACCCATATAAGATATGGCTTTCTGAGATTATGTTGCAGCAAACACGGGTGGTTCAAGGTACTCCGTACTACTTAAAGTTCATTCATAATTACCCTAAAGTACATGATCTTGCAAGCGCTTCCGAGGAGGAAGTTTTAAAGCTTTGGCAGGGTTTGGGCTATTATTCAAGAGCACGAAACTTACATGCTACGGCTAAGATGGTAGTTGGTGAATATGGGGGTAAATTTCCTGATACCTATAAAGAATTACTGTTGCTCAAAGGAGTGGGGGACTATACGGCAAGTGCAATTTCATCTATTTGTTTTGATAGGCCTGAAGCAGTGGTAGATGGTAATGTTTATAGGGTTTTGTCACGTTATTTTGGAGTTGATTTACCCATTAATAGTACCGAAGGTGTTAAATATTTCAAAAAGTTAGCCAAGGAGGTCATGAATGTGCAAAACATTCGTGATTATAACCAAGGAATTATGGAATTTGGTGCCATTCAGTGTTCGCCAAAAAGTCCAGATTGCAACATATGCCCTTTGAATGAAAGTTGTGTAGCGCTACAAACTAATAAGGTGGCAGAGCTCCCGGTAAAGTTGAAAAAGACTAAAGTCCGCAATAGATACTTCAATTATGTGGTTTTTATATCGGAACGAGGGGAAACAATACTCGAACAACGAAAAGGTAAAGGAATATGGCAAAATCTTTGGCAATTTCCACTTGTGGAGTCAGATAGTGAACTTTCAAAACCTGCTTTGGAGCGGGAATTAAGTACTTTATATTGTAATACTGAAGTGGTTTCTGTGGATAAGTTTAATACAGATGCTATTGTTCATAAGCTATCGCATCAACATTTATATACTACATTTTGGATCGTGCATACAAAAGGTGGTCTCAAAGAGAGTATTTCGTTTGAAGACGTTGAGAACTACCCTGTACCCGTTCTTATTGCTGAGTTTTTAGATCGGTTTGGAAAGAAGTAG
- a CDS encoding beta-ketoacyl synthase N-terminal-like domain-containing protein encodes MKEPISITAIGSVSPLGRTSEETWENYLKDDHFFSQTEFGGEMEWIASLSSESRQEIELLRNSDQKYKSLDNTVLFALYASREAIKKAGWKTGDDFGVNMGSSRGATALFEKYHQEFLENNRTATLSSPTTTLGNISSWIAHDLKTKGPEISHSITCSTALHSVLNGVAWIRSGMADKFLVGGSEAPLTPFTIAQMKALKIYSQYKTDISSKNGEGYPNRALDFEKERNMMVLGEGASVMCLEKRVSSKTLAVIEGIGYATEPLRHNISISTDAECFQSSMKMALGEINPEEVDAIVMHAPGTIKGDISEYKAIEKVFCNKLPFLTTNKWKVGHTFGASGALSIELAVLMIQHQHEIKVPFVTYTSSPKKLEKVLVNAVGFGGNAVSILLSRNL; translated from the coding sequence TTGAAAGAACCAATATCCATTACCGCAATAGGCTCAGTTTCCCCATTGGGAAGGACTTCTGAAGAAACATGGGAGAACTACCTTAAAGACGACCATTTTTTTAGTCAGACTGAATTTGGAGGGGAGATGGAATGGATAGCTTCTTTATCCAGCGAATCCAGGCAAGAAATTGAGTTGCTTAGAAATTCGGATCAAAAATATAAGAGCCTTGATAATACGGTCTTATTTGCGCTTTATGCCTCAAGAGAAGCTATAAAAAAAGCTGGATGGAAAACAGGAGATGATTTTGGAGTTAATATGGGATCCTCACGTGGGGCAACGGCACTTTTTGAAAAATACCATCAGGAATTTTTAGAGAATAATAGAACGGCAACCTTAAGTTCGCCAACCACAACGTTGGGAAATATTTCCTCATGGATAGCACATGATTTAAAAACGAAAGGCCCTGAAATCTCACATTCCATAACCTGTTCTACAGCCCTTCATTCTGTTTTAAATGGAGTCGCGTGGATTAGAAGCGGTATGGCGGACAAATTTTTGGTAGGTGGAAGCGAGGCACCGTTAACGCCCTTTACCATTGCCCAAATGAAGGCGCTAAAAATATATTCGCAATATAAAACGGACATCAGTTCAAAGAATGGAGAAGGATATCCTAACCGAGCATTAGATTTCGAAAAGGAAAGGAACATGATGGTTCTAGGGGAGGGCGCTTCTGTCATGTGTCTGGAAAAAAGGGTTTCATCCAAAACTTTGGCCGTTATAGAAGGTATAGGTTATGCCACTGAACCTTTACGCCATAATATTTCCATTTCTACAGATGCGGAGTGTTTTCAAAGCTCCATGAAAATGGCTTTGGGAGAAATAAATCCAGAAGAAGTTGATGCGATTGTCATGCATGCACCAGGTACAATTAAGGGTGATATATCTGAGTATAAGGCCATTGAAAAAGTTTTTTGTAACAAGTTGCCCTTTTTGACTACAAATAAATGGAAAGTAGGGCATACTTTTGGAGCGTCGGGAGCGTTAAGCATAGAATTAGCGGTCTTGATGATACAGCATCAACACGAAATAAAAGTGCCTTTTGTCACCTATACTTCATCTCCGAAAAAACTTGAAAAAGTACTCGTAAATGCAGTGGGTTTTGGGGGTAACGCAGTTTCAATTTTGTTGTCTCGGAATTTATAG
- a CDS encoding single-stranded DNA-binding protein translates to MSGTLNKVMLIGHLGDEVKMHYFEGGGCIGRFPIATNESYTNKQTGERVTNTDWHNVVVRNKAAEICEKYLSKGDKVYVEGRLKNRQWQGEDGNTRYSTEIHVQEFTFLSTKKESMSNQQSGGQQPQQNTVSNTASSAKAAPEVRSEEDDDLPF, encoded by the coding sequence ATGAGTGGTACGTTGAATAAAGTAATGTTAATTGGCCATTTAGGTGATGAGGTGAAGATGCATTATTTTGAAGGAGGAGGATGTATTGGTCGGTTTCCTATTGCTACTAATGAAAGCTATACCAACAAGCAAACCGGAGAGCGCGTTACAAATACAGATTGGCATAATGTTGTAGTGCGAAATAAAGCTGCTGAAATATGTGAAAAGTATTTGAGTAAAGGCGATAAGGTGTATGTGGAAGGCCGTTTGAAAAACCGTCAATGGCAAGGTGAAGATGGTAATACACGTTACAGTACGGAAATTCATGTTCAAGAGTTTACATTTCTCTCTACGAAGAAAGAAAGTATGTCAAATCAACAATCTGGAGGACAACAACCACAGCAAAATACCGTTTCAAATACAGCCAGTAGCGCTAAGGCAGCTCCAGAAGTTAGATCAGAGGAAGATGATGACCTTCCTTTTTAA
- a CDS encoding DUF6646 family protein: protein MKFYVLSLCLLLTTTFLSAQAYEGRDDQKFQVGANLQSNGTGIMTSYDFGLGENISIGATATYLLGIDEGISASTWERFDTKARFSAHLGNIIGLSDEVDIYPGLDLGLKNFGFHMGARYFFSDGLGIYTELGFPIAKYKIEDLEPAEKLHNQFTVNIGAVFNFL, encoded by the coding sequence ATGAAATTTTACGTTTTATCCCTTTGCTTACTTCTTACAACTACTTTTTTATCGGCACAGGCCTATGAAGGTAGAGATGATCAAAAGTTTCAAGTAGGGGCAAATTTACAGAGTAACGGCACGGGAATCATGACTTCATATGATTTTGGTTTGGGTGAAAATATATCTATTGGAGCTACGGCAACGTATCTTTTAGGTATTGATGAGGGTATATCTGCAAGTACTTGGGAGCGTTTTGATACAAAGGCACGCTTTAGTGCACATTTGGGAAATATTATCGGTCTTAGTGATGAGGTTGATATTTACCCTGGATTAGATTTAGGTTTGAAAAACTTCGGTTTTCATATGGGAGCGCGTTATTTTTTTTCTGATGGGTTGGGTATTTACACCGAACTTGGTTTTCCCATTGCTAAATATAAAATTGAAGATTTAGAGCCAGCTGAAAAACTACACAACCAATTTACCGTGAATATTGGTGCGGTTTTTAATTTTTTATAG
- a CDS encoding flotillin family protein, translating into MLLVALQLAGSASLLAIGFAILFFFIIIISFIRRYKRCPSDRILVVYGKVGSGNSARCIHGGASFIWPVIQDYEYLDLTPISIEVNLVNALSKQNIRVNVPSRFTIGISTEPGIMQNAAERLLGQGLEQIQELAKEIIFGQLRLVVASMDIEEINNDRDKFLTNISNSVESELKKVGLKLINVNITDIVDESGYIEALGKEAAAHAINAARKSVAEKTRDGSIGEANAVQDERTQVAAANAQAVEGENVAKINVANSDSLRRQREAEAERTAIAAEKVQAAKALEESYAAEKDAEIARAERVRSSQMADIVVPAEIDKKKVEIDAEAEAEMIRRRAKGEADAILFKAQAEAQGLFEILTKQAQGLDEIVKAAGNNPQDAVLLLVADKLPELVKTQAEAIKNIKIDKVTVWDSGAKTADGKGSTANFISGMYKSVPPLQEMFNMAGMQLPEYLKGKDIPEGTDDSKSVDSEKKVDKE; encoded by the coding sequence ATGTTACTAGTAGCCCTACAACTGGCGGGAAGCGCTTCGTTGCTTGCCATTGGCTTTGCCATTCTCTTCTTTTTTATAATCATCATATCTTTTATAAGGCGTTACAAACGTTGTCCTTCAGATCGTATTTTGGTCGTTTACGGAAAGGTTGGTAGCGGAAATTCTGCTCGTTGTATTCACGGTGGAGCTTCCTTTATTTGGCCTGTAATCCAAGATTATGAGTATCTAGATTTAACACCTATTTCTATAGAGGTAAACTTGGTTAATGCATTAAGTAAGCAGAACATTCGTGTAAATGTGCCTTCTCGTTTTACTATTGGTATTTCTACGGAGCCGGGTATTATGCAAAATGCGGCAGAGCGTTTGTTAGGTCAAGGTTTAGAGCAGATCCAAGAACTTGCTAAAGAAATTATTTTCGGACAACTTCGTTTGGTTGTGGCATCAATGGATATTGAAGAAATTAATAACGACAGAGATAAGTTTCTAACGAACATTTCCAACAGTGTAGAATCGGAATTGAAGAAAGTAGGTCTAAAACTGATCAACGTAAACATTACGGATATTGTTGATGAGTCCGGGTATATAGAAGCTTTAGGTAAAGAAGCGGCAGCACACGCTATAAACGCGGCCAGGAAATCTGTTGCTGAGAAAACTAGAGATGGTTCTATTGGTGAGGCAAACGCGGTCCAAGATGAGCGTACGCAAGTTGCAGCGGCAAATGCCCAAGCGGTAGAAGGGGAAAATGTTGCAAAGATTAATGTAGCCAATTCGGATTCGTTACGTCGTCAAAGAGAGGCGGAAGCAGAAAGAACGGCAATTGCGGCAGAAAAAGTACAAGCGGCAAAAGCTTTGGAAGAGTCCTATGCAGCAGAGAAAGATGCGGAAATTGCGAGAGCGGAGCGTGTTCGTAGTTCGCAAATGGCAGATATTGTTGTGCCTGCGGAAATAGACAAGAAGAAAGTTGAAATTGATGCCGAAGCGGAAGCGGAAATGATTCGTAGAAGAGCGAAAGGTGAAGCGGACGCAATTCTGTTCAAAGCACAGGCGGAAGCACAAGGTCTGTTTGAAATTCTGACCAAGCAAGCACAAGGTCTCGATGAGATTGTAAAAGCTGCAGGCAATAATCCTCAAGATGCAGTTCTGTTATTGGTTGCCGATAAGTTGCCCGAGTTGGTAAAAACACAAGCCGAAGCTATCAAGAATATTAAAATAGATAAGGTTACCGTTTGGGATTCCGGAGCAAAAACAGCAGATGGAAAAGGCTCTACCGCTAATTTCATTTCGGGAATGTACAAGTCGGTTCCGCCGTTACAAGAAATGTTTAATATGGCCGGAATGCAATTGCCGGAATATCTAAAGGGGAAAGATATTCCTGAAGGTACAGATGATTCAAAGTCTGTGGATTCGGAAAAGAAAGTTGACAAGGAGTAA